Proteins encoded within one genomic window of Hahella chejuensis KCTC 2396:
- a CDS encoding antibiotic biosynthesis monooxygenase family protein encodes MIRVLIERHIAKTLETNYEYTAKKILQAAVQAPGFLSGESLRNANEPNYRVIWSTWRSVQDWQSWQSSEQRRGLMAELIPMMDREEKVTILEHS; translated from the coding sequence ATGATCCGCGTGTTGATCGAACGCCACATCGCCAAGACCCTGGAAACCAATTACGAATATACCGCGAAAAAGATCTTGCAAGCGGCAGTGCAGGCGCCAGGATTTCTCTCTGGCGAATCACTGCGCAACGCCAACGAACCCAATTACCGGGTGATCTGGTCAACCTGGCGTTCGGTCCAGGACTGGCAATCCTGGCAATCTTCAGAGCAACGCAGAGGGTTGATGGCGGAGCTGATTCCAATGATGGACAGAGAGGAGAAAGTCACCATCCTGGAGCATTCCTGA
- the tusA gene encoding sulfurtransferase TusA, giving the protein MNDSKNENTEYSIDSVMDVCGLFCPEPVMMLHNRINDVEVGCVIEVLATDPSTQRDIPKFCQFLGHELLASGERDKQFFYHIRKAGG; this is encoded by the coding sequence ATGAACGACAGCAAGAACGAAAACACAGAATACTCAATCGACAGTGTCATGGATGTGTGCGGCTTGTTTTGCCCTGAGCCGGTCATGATGCTGCACAACCGCATCAATGATGTAGAAGTGGGATGCGTTATCGAGGTATTGGCGACAGATCCCTCCACCCAGAGAGATATCCCCAAGTTCTGTCAGTTTCTGGGTCATGAATTGCTGGCTTCAGGTGAGCGGGACAAGCAGTTTTTTTATCATATCCGTAAAGCCGGGGGCTGA
- a CDS encoding DMT family transporter, with translation MPQDRFLRGVAFIILGECFFVLTGMVVKHISVEAHVWQMVFFRNLFGLAFLTPLLLRSGRSAFKTQRLPLHFLRAALGVAAFSCLIYTFASIRLAESTMLKLMLPLFIPVIAWAWLRERPTPILAFSLGLGFLGVIIILQPDSLAAAARLAILAGLWGALFAAGAKVVIGRLGATEPSVRIVFYFNLFSTILSCIPMLWYWRALEPITLVWLLLFAILATIGQLSTTHAYTLASPGKIGLYSYASLPIAGLLGWLIWSEELYLELWIGSGLIVLAGALTFFYSRPRKPEIATAQD, from the coding sequence ATGCCGCAAGATCGCTTTCTGCGGGGAGTGGCGTTCATCATTCTCGGCGAGTGCTTTTTCGTGCTTACCGGCATGGTGGTGAAACATATCAGCGTGGAGGCCCATGTCTGGCAGATGGTGTTTTTCCGCAATCTCTTCGGCCTGGCGTTTCTTACTCCCCTGCTACTCCGCTCAGGGCGTAGCGCTTTCAAGACCCAGCGATTGCCGCTTCATTTTCTCCGCGCCGCCCTTGGCGTCGCCGCCTTTTCCTGTTTGATCTACACTTTCGCGTCCATTCGCCTGGCGGAATCCACCATGCTGAAACTGATGCTGCCGCTATTTATTCCGGTCATCGCCTGGGCCTGGCTACGCGAGCGCCCGACGCCGATTTTGGCGTTTTCACTGGGCCTGGGATTTCTCGGCGTCATTATTATTCTGCAACCGGACAGCCTTGCCGCCGCAGCGCGCCTAGCCATTCTCGCCGGATTGTGGGGCGCTTTATTCGCCGCCGGCGCCAAAGTGGTTATCGGACGCTTGGGCGCTACCGAGCCCAGCGTCCGTATCGTTTTCTATTTCAACCTGTTCAGCACCATACTGTCCTGCATTCCCATGCTCTGGTATTGGCGGGCGCTGGAGCCCATCACCCTGGTTTGGCTTCTTCTATTCGCCATACTGGCGACAATAGGTCAGCTATCAACCACCCACGCCTATACACTGGCGTCGCCAGGCAAAATAGGTTTGTACAGCTACGCCTCGCTACCGATTGCAGGTCTGCTGGGATGGTTGATCTGGAGTGAAGAGCTATATTTGGAGCTCTGGATCGGAAGCGGCCTGATTGTCCTGGCTGGCGCACTGACCTTCTTCTATAGTCGGCCCAGAAAGCCGGAGATTGCGACCGCCCAAGACTGA
- the dsbD gene encoding protein-disulfide reductase DsbD, which yields MPQLLRALFILTLFCCATVRAESNLFGDNNGFLAEPEFLPVEEAYRFTSSVEGDELVLHWAIADGYYLYKDRTSVTTDAEGVAQGRWTYSSPGEEKEDPYFGMVYVYHDELTIRVPVAAEEGAEVEFKVRYQGCAEAGLCYPPQTETALFTGTDSDSISPAATTNDSTQSPSPSTGQSGSSTSSSVPGPSKAADVDFTSSTSITDYLVAQGLLFSFFILMAVGIGLAFTPCVFPMVPILSSIIVGQKEVTMLHSFVLSLSYIMGMAAVYTALGAVAGHFGELGQDANIQAQVQKPWILITFSGLFVLLALSMFGFYELQMPSFLRDKLSGMNTKQQGGEIFSVFIMGLLSALVVSPCVSAPLIAALGYAAYLGSAFKGGVALFGLSLGIGLPLLILGTGGAKLLPRAGAWMEHVKHVFGVALLGVAIWMLERILPPEATLTLWAVLIGVSAVYMGAFTNVESGWSGWQKLNKGLGLVFFVYAVTLMLGAAAGANDPLRPLAPYAIKSAVAANGGPAAQALTFVKVTSPEQLDREVAQAAATGKPVMVDFYADWCISCKIMERETFVLPEVQSGLSRFHLVKADVTDNDQGNQALLKRYGIFGPPAFVFFNAQGKELESKRFLGEISKNALLNHVKDI from the coding sequence ATGCCCCAACTACTCAGAGCCCTATTCATACTGACGCTGTTTTGCTGCGCCACGGTCAGAGCGGAAAGCAACCTGTTCGGCGACAACAACGGCTTTCTGGCCGAACCGGAATTCCTGCCCGTAGAGGAAGCCTACCGGTTCACGTCATCGGTAGAGGGAGACGAGCTAGTCCTGCATTGGGCGATCGCCGACGGCTATTATCTTTACAAAGACCGTACCTCAGTGACGACAGACGCAGAGGGCGTAGCGCAAGGGCGCTGGACTTACTCATCTCCTGGCGAGGAGAAGGAAGATCCCTACTTCGGCATGGTCTATGTCTACCACGATGAGCTTACGATCCGCGTGCCGGTGGCGGCGGAGGAAGGAGCCGAAGTCGAGTTCAAAGTACGCTACCAAGGGTGCGCGGAAGCTGGCCTGTGTTATCCGCCGCAAACGGAAACGGCGCTGTTCACCGGAACGGATTCAGACAGCATTTCCCCTGCCGCAACCACAAACGACTCGACTCAATCCCCCTCTCCCTCAACGGGTCAAAGCGGCTCTTCAACCAGCTCCAGCGTCCCGGGTCCGAGCAAGGCCGCAGATGTCGATTTCACTTCCTCCACATCGATTACGGACTACCTCGTCGCTCAGGGCTTGCTGTTCAGCTTTTTCATCCTGATGGCGGTGGGTATAGGTTTAGCATTTACGCCCTGCGTGTTCCCCATGGTGCCAATCCTGTCCAGCATTATTGTCGGGCAAAAAGAAGTCACTATGCTTCACTCTTTCGTGCTGTCCCTGAGCTACATCATGGGCATGGCGGCGGTCTACACCGCATTGGGCGCGGTGGCGGGCCACTTCGGTGAACTAGGTCAGGACGCCAACATTCAGGCGCAGGTGCAGAAACCCTGGATCTTGATCACGTTCAGCGGTTTGTTCGTACTGCTAGCCCTGTCCATGTTCGGCTTCTATGAGCTTCAGATGCCTTCGTTTTTGCGTGACAAGCTCAGCGGTATGAACACCAAACAACAAGGCGGCGAAATCTTCAGCGTATTCATTATGGGCTTGCTGTCCGCACTGGTGGTGTCCCCCTGCGTATCAGCGCCCTTGATCGCGGCGTTGGGCTACGCCGCCTATCTGGGCTCGGCGTTCAAAGGCGGCGTCGCACTGTTCGGACTCAGCCTGGGCATCGGTTTGCCATTACTCATTCTTGGCACGGGCGGCGCCAAACTATTGCCCCGCGCCGGCGCCTGGATGGAGCATGTGAAGCATGTGTTCGGCGTCGCCCTGCTGGGTGTGGCCATCTGGATGCTGGAGCGCATCCTGCCGCCGGAAGCGACTCTGACGCTGTGGGCGGTATTGATCGGTGTTTCAGCGGTTTACATGGGCGCCTTCACCAATGTCGAATCCGGCTGGAGCGGCTGGCAGAAACTCAACAAAGGTTTGGGACTGGTGTTCTTCGTATACGCCGTCACCCTGATGCTGGGCGCAGCGGCGGGCGCCAACGATCCACTCCGCCCCCTTGCGCCTTACGCCATCAAATCCGCGGTGGCCGCAAACGGCGGCCCGGCTGCGCAGGCGTTAACGTTCGTAAAAGTCACATCACCGGAACAGCTTGACCGGGAGGTCGCCCAGGCCGCCGCCACCGGCAAGCCGGTCATGGTGGATTTTTATGCGGACTGGTGCATCAGCTGCAAGATCATGGAGCGGGAGACTTTTGTCCTGCCGGAAGTACAGTCCGGACTTAGCCGCTTTCACCTTGTTAAAGCGGACGTCACTGACAACGACCAAGGCAACCAGGCGCTACTCAAGCGTTACGGCATATTCGGCCCACCCGCCTTTGTCTTCTTCAACGCTCAAGGGAAAGAGTTAGAGTCCAAACGCTTCCTGGGCGAAATCTCCAAAAACGCGCTTCTTAATCACGTTAAAGACATATAA
- a CDS encoding elongation factor P hydroxylase — protein MVVGDDERCQYLIDAFSGIFPGLKIIGGAEEPFYVASKENVSAIIYFRSNYPRSLLHEISHYCLAGDRRRNIDDFGFWYSPCGRTSEEQAMFESVEARPQGLEKAMCEIVGIKFSPSLDDFSGRPPSQGFLEDLDTAYREMLTSPPPTAAKALCGLKTYSEANGRLLVV, from the coding sequence ATGGTTGTTGGTGATGATGAGCGTTGTCAATATTTGATCGACGCATTTTCAGGTATTTTCCCCGGCCTAAAAATAATAGGAGGGGCGGAAGAGCCGTTTTACGTGGCGTCTAAGGAAAATGTAAGTGCAATAATTTACTTTAGGAGTAACTATCCGAGAAGTTTATTGCACGAGATCTCGCATTATTGTTTAGCCGGCGATAGGCGACGAAATATCGATGACTTTGGTTTTTGGTATTCCCCTTGCGGAAGGACTTCTGAAGAGCAAGCAATGTTTGAATCTGTTGAAGCCAGACCTCAGGGATTGGAAAAGGCCATGTGCGAGATTGTCGGTATCAAGTTCTCACCCAGCCTGGACGACTTTTCAGGGCGCCCCCCCTCACAAGGCTTTTTGGAAGACTTGGATACTGCGTATCGAGAAATGCTGACCAGCCCACCTCCTACAGCGGCGAAAGCGCTATGCGGATTAAAAACCTATAGTGAAGCTAACGGCCGTTTATTGGTTGTTTGA
- a CDS encoding McrC family protein yields MIQVREYARLTTDANATPSLDCGIVNSSTFAWLQDLASRWNKSEPIALIDGHGSLRLGSYVGYLQSPTGEAIEILPKTGLGAEDPQAARRILQRMLMTSLDVRPRTAGDAKLRRMRQPLHEWIFRQFLTELQRLVGRGLRFDYQRVDEESRFIRGQLRLSQQQRQPLGRRHLFQISHDIYTPDRLENRLLKTTLSYVLANCKSGENWRRANELTHRMADIPPEQEPLRAMNNWRSNKLMQDYDAIRPWCELILAKLNPNFQQGQHRGIALLFPMEQLFEKYVEVSLRHELPAGIQLKAQASSQYLLRHKPQGSDISTTMFQLKPDLLLRTPLGDQVLDTKWKLLDQCAWTSDKKYNIAQSDLYQMFAYGHKYQHGRGHMMLIYPKHPAFTEPLPPFHYSESLAIWIAPFCLESSRLVSGGWEAHFPQTTNKRPLASL; encoded by the coding sequence ATGATTCAGGTACGTGAATACGCCCGCCTGACGACCGACGCCAACGCAACGCCTTCGCTGGATTGCGGTATTGTAAACTCATCTACTTTCGCCTGGTTGCAGGATCTTGCGTCCAGATGGAATAAGAGTGAGCCGATTGCTCTGATTGACGGCCATGGCTCATTAAGACTCGGCAGCTACGTGGGTTACCTGCAAAGCCCTACGGGGGAAGCTATCGAAATTTTGCCGAAAACAGGCCTTGGCGCCGAAGATCCTCAAGCCGCCCGGCGTATTCTGCAACGCATGTTAATGACATCGCTCGATGTGCGGCCACGCACTGCTGGCGACGCCAAACTGAGGCGCATGCGCCAGCCATTGCACGAATGGATATTCAGGCAGTTTCTGACAGAGTTGCAACGGTTGGTTGGCAGGGGGCTGCGCTTCGATTACCAGCGCGTTGACGAAGAGAGCCGCTTCATCCGCGGTCAGCTTCGCTTGAGTCAGCAACAGCGCCAACCTCTTGGGCGGCGGCATCTCTTTCAGATCAGCCACGATATTTACACGCCCGACCGCCTGGAAAATCGCTTGCTTAAAACCACTCTCAGTTATGTGCTGGCCAATTGCAAAAGCGGCGAAAACTGGCGACGGGCGAATGAGCTAACGCACAGAATGGCGGATATTCCCCCCGAACAAGAGCCATTGCGTGCGATGAACAACTGGCGAAGCAACAAACTAATGCAGGATTATGATGCAATCCGCCCTTGGTGCGAGCTGATATTGGCAAAGCTAAACCCCAATTTCCAGCAAGGTCAGCATCGCGGCATTGCTTTGTTATTTCCAATGGAGCAGTTATTTGAAAAATACGTTGAAGTGTCTTTGCGTCACGAATTACCAGCAGGCATTCAACTGAAAGCACAGGCAAGCTCCCAATATTTGCTGCGGCACAAACCGCAAGGCAGCGACATATCCACGACTATGTTCCAGTTAAAACCGGACCTGTTGCTAAGAACGCCATTGGGAGATCAGGTGCTGGATACAAAATGGAAGTTGCTGGATCAGTGCGCCTGGACATCCGATAAAAAGTACAACATTGCTCAAAGCGACCTGTACCAGATGTTCGCCTATGGCCATAAATATCAGCACGGGCGCGGGCATATGATGCTTATTTATCCTAAACACCCGGCGTTTACCGAACCACTGCCGCCGTTCCACTATTCAGAATCGCTGGCTATCTGGATCGCGCCGTTTTGTCTGGAAAGCAGCCGTCTTGTCTCGGGCGGCTGGGAAGCGCACTTTCCTCAAACAACCAATAAACGGCCGTTAGCTTCACTATAG
- a CDS encoding AAA family ATPase has protein sequence MLRRIDLPVAPPMDFNGVPSAQPLKVWLFPYAKERKEDMVPSLWKLFQQVLAGSIDGELFNRILRIPHTGFAKLTECMFYFAPDTYFPVDAQTKPWIKANGRELPKENWASYKELLDWLKTNTDKPFYEISYEAWRVNQQNSSATPTNQPAVQERRPRQYTASSDKRADRQRHFLNQILYGPPGTGKTYDTTLRAVSLAEPDWIIALQQQGLNANAERVQVKERYDQLVADKRIAFTTFHQSFSYEDFIEGIRAVTDGDNSHITYRVEPGVFKEIADRAEKAVVGEQPLGLSESPNIWKISIGRRVEKEMRDRYIQAGEARIGWNETGDLSQEPDDRTPEQQQYWDSLSGRNHAALNCFSEEIKVGDILLCLKNAEAVQAIGVVTSDYIFDETVVDEPNEYAHVRKVNWLLKDIELNILPLNSDRRMVQQTVYLLSRISWHSLLAELKRQNIAPHLFSGTDNSRAKKRNYVLIIDEINRGNISRIFGELITLLEPDKRKGGEDERSVTLPYSKEPITVPDNLYVLGTMNTADKSLAQLDLALRRRFEFVELMPQPELLTGISVHDVDMGELLDVMNQRIEALLDRDHMLGHAYFWPLRDANSDDERESLLADIFARRIVPLLQEYFFADWERISWVLNDPAKEPSVRFIQAGKIGHSLEGLFPGDIASELTDRRYRLNQTAFGNPEAYRGILPKAGAAA, from the coding sequence TTGCTGCGACGCATCGACTTGCCTGTGGCTCCGCCAATGGATTTTAACGGCGTTCCCAGCGCCCAGCCACTGAAGGTCTGGTTATTTCCTTACGCAAAGGAACGCAAGGAGGATATGGTTCCAAGCCTGTGGAAGCTTTTCCAACAAGTATTGGCGGGAAGCATTGACGGCGAATTGTTTAATCGGATCTTACGCATTCCTCATACCGGGTTCGCCAAACTGACGGAGTGCATGTTTTACTTTGCGCCGGACACCTATTTTCCTGTGGACGCCCAGACCAAACCCTGGATAAAAGCAAACGGGCGTGAACTACCCAAAGAAAACTGGGCCAGCTATAAGGAATTATTAGACTGGTTGAAGACTAATACCGATAAGCCGTTTTATGAGATTTCCTATGAGGCTTGGCGCGTCAATCAACAAAACAGCTCAGCAACGCCAACCAATCAGCCGGCGGTTCAAGAGCGCAGACCTCGTCAGTACACAGCAAGCAGTGATAAGCGAGCAGATCGCCAGCGTCATTTCTTAAACCAAATCCTTTATGGCCCGCCAGGCACAGGCAAGACGTATGACACAACCCTGCGCGCTGTGTCACTGGCGGAACCAGACTGGATTATCGCCTTACAGCAACAGGGCTTAAATGCCAACGCAGAGAGGGTCCAGGTTAAAGAGCGCTATGATCAACTGGTTGCCGATAAACGTATTGCATTTACCACCTTCCACCAAAGTTTCTCCTATGAGGACTTCATTGAAGGCATCCGGGCTGTAACGGATGGCGACAACAGCCACATCACTTACCGCGTCGAACCAGGCGTTTTTAAGGAAATTGCCGATCGAGCCGAGAAAGCGGTTGTGGGTGAGCAGCCTCTGGGCCTGTCGGAATCTCCCAATATCTGGAAAATTTCTATTGGTCGCCGAGTTGAGAAAGAAATGCGTGATCGCTACATTCAGGCCGGTGAAGCCCGTATTGGCTGGAATGAAACGGGGGATCTGTCGCAGGAGCCTGATGACCGCACACCGGAGCAACAACAGTACTGGGATTCTCTGTCAGGCCGCAACCATGCGGCCCTTAACTGCTTTTCGGAGGAAATAAAAGTCGGCGACATCCTGTTATGCCTGAAAAACGCTGAAGCGGTTCAGGCGATTGGCGTTGTGACATCAGACTATATATTTGATGAAACGGTGGTCGATGAGCCAAATGAATACGCGCATGTTCGCAAAGTGAACTGGCTGCTAAAAGATATCGAACTGAACATTCTTCCTCTAAACAGTGATCGGCGGATGGTTCAACAAACCGTTTATCTATTGTCTCGCATCAGTTGGCATTCACTGCTGGCCGAGCTGAAACGACAGAACATTGCACCGCATTTATTTTCGGGTACGGACAATAGCAGAGCCAAAAAGCGCAACTATGTGTTGATTATTGATGAAATCAACCGGGGCAATATCTCCCGTATCTTCGGCGAGCTGATCACGCTGTTGGAACCGGATAAACGCAAAGGCGGAGAGGATGAGCGTTCGGTGACGCTCCCCTATTCCAAAGAGCCCATTACTGTACCCGATAATTTGTATGTGCTGGGCACGATGAATACCGCCGATAAGTCGCTGGCCCAGCTGGATCTGGCCTTGCGTCGCCGTTTTGAGTTCGTGGAGTTAATGCCGCAACCGGAACTGCTGACGGGTATCTCCGTGCACGATGTAGATATGGGAGAGCTGCTGGACGTGATGAACCAGCGCATAGAGGCGCTGCTTGACCGAGACCACATGCTGGGACACGCCTATTTTTGGCCTCTCAGAGACGCGAATTCGGACGACGAGAGAGAAAGCCTGTTGGCCGATATTTTCGCCAGGCGCATTGTTCCCTTGCTGCAGGAGTATTTTTTTGCTGACTGGGAACGCATCAGCTGGGTATTGAATGATCCGGCAAAAGAGCCCTCGGTCCGTTTTATTCAGGCAGGCAAAATCGGCCATTCATTAGAAGGCCTGTTTCCAGGTGATATCGCCAGCGAATTAACCGACCGCAGGTACCGGCTTAACCAAACTGCATTCGGTAATCCTGAGGCCTATCGCGGCATTCTGCCAAAAGCCGGAGCGGCCGCCTGA
- a CDS encoding elongation factor P hydroxylase, producing MAHFARVEVKRQALEWLLADACGVKFFISFDHLDGQGAAGEEAFKAAVHEQARRYLQEGAPPRDQQLLDCFLDACIGRENFGLSLFTLDKL from the coding sequence ATGGCGCACTTTGCGCGGGTTGAAGTCAAACGGCAGGCGTTGGAGTGGCTTCTGGCGGATGCCTGTGGCGTAAAGTTCTTTATCAGTTTCGACCATCTCGACGGTCAAGGCGCCGCCGGGGAAGAGGCCTTCAAGGCCGCCGTCCATGAACAGGCGCGACGCTATTTGCAAGAAGGTGCGCCGCCGCGCGACCAGCAACTTCTGGACTGTTTTTTGGACGCATGCATAGGGCGGGAAAATTTCGGACTGTCTCTGTTTACACTGGATAAACTATGA
- a CDS encoding DEAD/DEAH box helicase produces MTVSDQTTDNAVLFSSLNLHPKLEQAIRDLNFERCTPIQGQTLPHTLQGADLIGQAQTGTGKTAAFLITILQRLVSNPILTEERFSSEPRALVVAPTRELALQIEKDACALAKHLKLNIISVIGGTQLDRQRRKLRDEAVDLLIATPGRLLDHLTSADIYLDQVEVLVLDEADRMLDMGFIPDVKRIVRATPRERQTLLFSATFSEDIKNLARRWTEEPVEVMLAVDHLPAKTVDQRVYMVESSAKRKLLVNLLKDSETRRVIVFCNRRDETRSLSEALNRHSIKNELISGELPQQKRLKTLERFRRGDFRVLVATDVAGRGLHIDGVTHVVNYNLPDDPEDYVHRIGRTGRAGATGVSISFACEDDSFLIPELEKYLGHELALIHPDDDLLQ; encoded by the coding sequence ATGACAGTTAGTGATCAAACGACGGATAACGCCGTCCTCTTTTCTTCTCTGAACTTACATCCAAAACTTGAGCAGGCTATTCGCGATCTGAATTTTGAGCGCTGCACTCCGATTCAGGGGCAGACGCTGCCGCACACGCTGCAAGGCGCGGACCTGATCGGTCAGGCGCAGACAGGCACCGGCAAGACCGCCGCGTTTCTGATTACCATTCTGCAGCGACTGGTTTCCAATCCCATCCTAACGGAAGAACGCTTCTCCAGCGAGCCGAGAGCCCTGGTGGTGGCGCCGACCCGGGAACTGGCGCTACAGATCGAGAAAGACGCCTGCGCGCTCGCCAAACACTTGAAACTGAATATTATTTCCGTCATTGGCGGCACCCAGCTTGACCGTCAACGCAGAAAGCTGCGGGACGAAGCCGTAGATCTGCTGATCGCAACTCCGGGCCGTCTGCTCGATCATCTCACTAGCGCTGATATCTATCTGGATCAGGTGGAAGTGCTGGTGCTGGATGAGGCGGACCGCATGTTGGACATGGGCTTCATCCCCGACGTCAAGCGTATTGTCCGGGCGACGCCGAGAGAGCGGCAGACTCTGTTGTTCAGCGCCACATTCAGTGAGGACATCAAGAATCTGGCGCGGCGCTGGACCGAAGAGCCCGTAGAGGTCATGCTGGCAGTGGATCATCTTCCCGCCAAAACCGTGGATCAGCGTGTTTATATGGTGGAAAGCAGCGCCAAGCGCAAGCTGTTGGTGAATCTGTTGAAGGACAGCGAAACCCGCCGTGTGATCGTATTTTGTAACCGCCGCGACGAAACCCGCAGTCTGTCGGAGGCTTTGAATCGTCATTCCATCAAGAATGAGCTGATATCCGGTGAATTACCCCAGCAAAAACGCTTGAAAACACTGGAGCGCTTCCGTAGAGGCGACTTCCGCGTGCTGGTCGCCACCGATGTCGCCGGCCGTGGGCTGCATATTGATGGGGTGACTCACGTGGTCAATTACAATCTTCCCGACGACCCGGAAGACTACGTTCACCGTATCGGGCGCACCGGTCGCGCAGGCGCGACAGGAGTCTCCATCAGTTTCGCCTGTGAGGACGATTCCTTCCTCATTCCGGAACTGGAGAAATACCTGGGTCATGAGCTGGCTCTGATCCACCCGGATGATGATTTACTGCAGTAG
- the pdxB gene encoding 4-phosphoerythronate dehydrogenase PdxB produces MKIVADENIPLLQPFFGSMGEIHTLPGREISNQHLRDADVLLVRSVTKVDERLLENTGVKFVGSATIGCNHVDLDYLTSRGIGFSNAPGCNASAVVEYVVSCLSVLSEQLGFELEDKTVGIIGRGEIGGRLERALTLLGLEVKSNDPPKEAAGEQNLFSLEEVLQCDIITLHTPLTDSGSYPTRELLNATIIENLRPDQILINTCRGEVIDEAALKGRLQKGDGLTVALDVWNNEPAIDVELAMLCHFATPHIAGYTLDGRTAGTEIIYQHLSRYLGLPVRHKLGQFLPEPPLRRMAFSSGVDPDWALHTAIRASYDVRHDDSQLKRTLRLDAPMRAQEFDRLRREYRVRRGFDRIKIELKGGKADLLATLSAVGFNLSSK; encoded by the coding sequence ATGAAAATAGTTGCAGATGAGAATATTCCGCTACTGCAGCCGTTTTTCGGATCAATGGGAGAAATTCATACACTTCCGGGGCGTGAGATCAGCAACCAGCACCTGCGTGACGCGGATGTTTTGTTGGTGCGTTCCGTGACCAAGGTGGACGAACGCCTGCTGGAGAACACTGGCGTTAAGTTTGTCGGTTCCGCCACTATCGGCTGTAACCATGTCGACCTGGATTATCTCACTTCACGGGGAATAGGGTTCAGTAATGCGCCGGGCTGCAACGCCAGCGCTGTGGTCGAGTATGTGGTGAGCTGCCTGTCCGTACTGAGTGAGCAGTTGGGCTTCGAGCTGGAAGACAAGACCGTGGGCATTATTGGGCGCGGTGAAATTGGCGGGCGTCTTGAGCGCGCGCTGACCTTGTTGGGCCTGGAAGTGAAATCTAATGATCCGCCCAAAGAGGCCGCCGGAGAGCAGAACCTGTTTTCTCTGGAGGAGGTGTTGCAGTGCGACATCATCACGCTGCACACGCCATTGACGGACTCAGGCTCCTATCCGACGCGGGAACTATTGAACGCGACAATAATAGAGAACCTGCGCCCGGACCAGATACTGATCAACACCTGTCGCGGCGAAGTGATTGACGAAGCGGCGCTTAAGGGCCGTCTGCAAAAAGGGGATGGTCTGACTGTCGCGCTTGACGTCTGGAACAACGAGCCCGCTATTGACGTTGAGTTGGCGATGCTTTGCCACTTCGCCACGCCGCATATTGCGGGCTATACCCTGGATGGCCGCACGGCGGGAACGGAGATCATCTATCAGCACCTGAGCCGTTATCTCGGCTTGCCGGTAAGGCATAAACTGGGGCAGTTTTTGCCCGAGCCGCCTTTGCGTAGAATGGCCTTCTCTTCTGGAGTTGATCCGGACTGGGCGTTGCATACGGCGATCAGAGCAAGCTACGACGTGCGCCACGACGACAGCCAGCTAAAGCGCACATTGCGTTTGGATGCGCCCATGCGGGCTCAGGAGTTTGATCGTTTGCGCAGAGAATATCGCGTGCGCAGAGGGTTTGATCGGATCAAGATTGAACTCAAGGGCGGCAAAGCGGATCTCCTGGCCACCCTGAGTGCGGTAGGGTTTAACCTCAGCTCGAAATAA
- a CDS encoding PA1571 family protein: MQANNWRKSASETGDDEAMNGAAIITENGEEIPITEAMIQQALKAMEENWNPWSRQHMSMRQRQKG; encoded by the coding sequence ATGCAAGCGAACAACTGGCGTAAATCAGCAAGCGAAACCGGCGACGACGAAGCGATGAACGGCGCCGCCATCATTACAGAGAACGGTGAGGAGATCCCCATTACCGAAGCAATGATTCAGCAAGCGCTAAAAGCGATGGAAGAGAACTGGAATCCGTGGAGCCGCCAGCACATGAGCATGCGCCAGCGGCAAAAGGGCTGA